The Deinococcus malanensis sequence CCGTATTGGAGCACCGCGCTGGCGCACTGCATGCCCTTTAATTTGACCGGGCACCCGGTGGTGGTCGTGCCGGTGACGCTCACGGCCCAGGGACTTCCGATTGGCGTGCAACTTGTCGGGCGACGGTGGGGGGAAGCGCGGTTGCTGGCCGTGGCCCGCCACGTGGCTGAAGTCGCAGGGCCTGTGGGTTCACCGCCTGCGTTTTCTTGACGGCTTCTGGCTGACATGGAACACCACGCGTACGTTCCTGACAGGCGCCTTCATTCCACAGGCCCAACACCCTGAGCTCGACCCGGGCACGCATGCCGTAACGCGTGGCGCGCGGTGGCGAGGAGGTGCGCGCGCAGGTGAACGGGTGCGCTGAGGCACGGGCGGGGGTGATCCTTCAGGCGGCGTGACGTGCGTCCTGCGGGGTCAGCCGGACGCTGGGGATGGGCACGGGGTAATGGCGGGGGTTGGTCAGGACGTGACGGATGAGCGGGCTTGCCCAGGCTGCTGGCGTGACCCCCAAGTTCGTCTACAGCATCGTTAACGGCTTCGCGGGCAGCCTCAACGAGGGACACCTCAATGCCCTCACGAACAACCCGAATGTGGCGGCAAGGCCCTGAAGTTCTACGCTTCAGTCCGCATCGACGTGCGCAAGGTGGGTGGCAAATCGAATATGGAAAACAACGTCGCTGTATCGCACACGGTGAAGATCAAGACGGTCAAGAACAAGATTGCCCCACCCTTCAAGGAAGTCGAACTGACCCTCCGGTACGGTCACGGGTTCGATGCCATGGACGATCTGGTCACGCTCGCCACGACCTTCGAAGTCATCAAGAAAGCGGGGAGCTTCTACTCCTACAACGATGAGCGCATCGGGCAGGGCAAGGAAAAAGCCGTGGCCTTCCTGAGTGAGCGGCCTGACCTGCTCGAGGAGATCCGCGCGCGGGTGCTCGAACTGATGCGCGGCGGCCCGGCCGCCCAGACCCATGACGCCGACCCCGCAATCACAGCCTGACCCTCAGGCACCGATAAGCCCACGGACACGCAGTTCCGTGGGCTTTTTTTGTCGTTGCCCGGCCTTCAGGTCCTGAGTCTGACGTGGGGCTTTCGCGCCTCGTGTCAGTGAATGGGCGTGATTTCGGACAGGGAACTCGAACTCGCCTGGACCCGGCAGCGCCGCATACCTTCGATCTCCTGCGCGTCGAGTGCGTCATCGGCCATCACGATGGTCTGCGCGAGCAACAGTAGGGAGAGTGCCACCCCGGAAGGCAGGCACCGCGTCCCGGCGTCATCCAGAATGACGGCCCGGACCCCATCCGTCAGCAGGAGTGCCGTCGGACCCACCAGCAGGCCAGCCGCCTCAGGAGCGTGCCACGCGCGAGCTTTACAGGACAGCAGTTCCTGTCGTCAGTCATCCGTTCCGGTAGGTCCGGCCTGCCCCGTGCAAGGGCCTGAAGGTGAGGCCACCATCGTCTGCAGGACGTCGCGGACCGCGGAACCCGCACCGAGTTCCATCAGGGCGGCGATCACCTGCTCCCGGGTGGCGCGACCCGCGTGCCAGTCGCGGAGCAATTCCGGGGAGGGGGTGAAGGAGTGTGGACGTGGGGAAGTACTGACCATGACTGACCTCCTGGGGCGAACGTGGTGTACTTCCTCGCTTCCAAACCCGAAAAAGGGGGTCAGGAAAGACGGAAAGGTGGGGTTCGCTTGCTTCCATTCTGCCTACGAAACCTGTTGGAATTCTCTTCAGAACGCAGGATTAACGAACTTCAAGTGCGCGAGGGCGGCGTGCGGTCGGCTTCAGCGTTGCCCTGACTCCAGGGCTCTGGCCCGCCTGGGGCTGCTCGTGCGTGACACTCGTGTCAGGACGCCTGGCGTATGCTCAGGCATCAACAATTTCAACCCGCCCGAGTGAAGGCGGTTCCCAGCCCTGCCCCGCTGCAGGGCTTTCTTCCTGCCCACCTCTACATGTTCACCACAACAGGAAAGCAACACTGGTACGCTGCGAGGTGGTCATGTTTCGTCGCCAGCGCCCACGCTCCCCGCAGCCGGATCAGACCCCTTCCCCGGTGGACGGGCTGCCTCACCCTCGCGGTGCACGCATCAGCGACCAGTTCGAAAGCAACCTCCGCACGGCCCTCCAGGGCCTCCCGTACGAGGTCCGGCCCCACATGCTCCTGGAGAACTGCGTCGCGCTGACCCTCACCCAACCTGGCTCCAAAGGCACCCTGGAACGCTACACCAGTAAGACCTTCGACTACGTGATCGTCACTCAGCGATCCGCGCACCCGGTTCTCGCCGTGGTCCTGTCCACGAAGTCCTACGGCCGTGACCGCCGTGCACCTCCAGTGGTCGAGAGGGACAACTACCAGAACAAGCTGATCGTGACCGTGCTGCACCTCAACCCGCACACCACGAACACCGTGGACGCCATTCAGAAAGCGGTCCGGTCGCACCTGTAACCGGGGAGATCACCTGCACTACAGCCCCCGTGGGCGGACGCCCAGGCATCAAGCCTGGAGTCCACCCACCCGCGGGAGCAGCCACGTGCCCAGCAGGTTCCCCTTCTCCACCCGCACGGCCACTCGGTCGCCGGCCAGCGCCTCACGTGGGAGGGACGCCACGCTCTGCTCTTCTACCGATTCATCCGGCAGCATCACGGTCATCCTCGGCTTACTTGGCGTTGATGGTGTAGCTCTTCTCGATCTGCGCTTGCAGCAGTGGGCTGAACTTCATCACCAGCAGGCGCGAGCGGTCACGGTCACCGTCATTCGCAAAGCCGATGGCCCCCGACACGGTCGTGCAGTTGTTCGCCGTTCCGCTGAAGCACGCGGGCAGGTTCGTCTTGCGTACCGCCGCTGCGACCGCTATGCGGGTAGGCACGTTTTTACCGCCTGCTGTGCGAATACCCATCAGGAGGGTGGTGGCCGCGTCATACGCGTACCCCGCCATGCCGCTCGGCACGGCACCGTACGCCGCTTTGTACTTCTCGATGAACCCGGCTGCACTCGTGAACGACGTGATCGGACCGAACCCTGTGGTGAACACCGCGCCTTCGGCATCCACACCCACGCGCTTGACGAAGCTCGGGGAGTCCAGCGTGCCCGCCCCCATGAACGAGGCCTTGATGCCTTCGGCGCGCATGCCCTTGAGCACTGGAGCGAGGACGTTCTCGTAACATCCGCAGTACACCAGGTCCATACCAGCGGCCTTGATCTTCTTGACGGTCGCGGCGGCTTCCTCGTCAGTGGAGACGCCCACGTACTCCACGACTTCAACGCCGCGTTTTTTCATCTCCGCCATGATGGTTTTGGTCAGGCCGTTGCCGTACCCGGTGTTGTCCGACACCACGAACGCGGTTTTGACTTTCAGTTCGGCCGTCATGTAGTTCAGGGCTGCGACGGCGTGTGAGCGGTCGGGCGGCACGAGGCGGTTGAAGTGGAGCCAACCTTGAGTAGTCAGGGCGTCGTTGCTGCTCGCCGGGGAGATGACGGTGAGTTTTGAAGCAGCGGTAGCCTCGCCGATCACGTTGGAGACGGCGGAGTTGTACGCCCCAACCACGCCGAGGATGCCGCGGTCGGCGATGACACGCTTGATTTCCAGGGCGGCCGTGACGGGAGCGCCTTTGTCGTCGAAAGAAGTCAGGACAACCGTGTGGCCGAGGGCGCGGAAGGCGGGGGCCTGGTCCTTGATGGCGAGTTCGGTGGCGCGTTTGATCTCCAGACCGATGGCGCTCAGGTCAC is a genomic window containing:
- a CDS encoding branched-chain amino acid ABC transporter substrate-binding protein encodes the protein MFKSLKNPTVRGGLGLALSAALLAGSADAATLKIATMSPLTGDLSAIGLEIKRATELAIKDQAPAFRALGHTVVLTSFDDKGAPVTAALEIKRVIADRGILGVVGAYNSAVSNVIGEATAASKLTVISPASSNDALTTQGWLHFNRLVPPDRSHAVAALNYMTAELKVKTAFVVSDNTGYGNGLTKTIMAEMKKRGVEVVEYVGVSTDEEAAATVKKIKAAGMDLVYCGCYENVLAPVLKGMRAEGIKASFMGAGTLDSPSFVKRVGVDAEGAVFTTGFGPITSFTSAAGFIEKYKAAYGAVPSGMAGYAYDAATTLLMGIRTAGGKNVPTRIAVAAAVRKTNLPACFSGTANNCTTVSGAIGFANDGDRDRSRLLVMKFSPLLQAQIEKSYTINAK